From the genome of Perca fluviatilis chromosome 1, GENO_Pfluv_1.0, whole genome shotgun sequence, one region includes:
- the pgm2 gene encoding phosphoglucomutase-2, translating into MTIVSELESDLTRQRREMENGLSTTGNPKLDQAVKQWLQYDKNPKTASMVQELVKEGAVEALKKCFSSRMEFGTAGLRAAMGPGTSCMNDLTIIQTTQGFCHYLEESFDNFKERGVVIGYDARAHPPSGGSSKHFASLAAAVFISRGVPVHLFSDITPTPFVPFTVWHLGLCAGIMVTASHNPKQDNGYKVYWENGAQIVSPHDKGISQAIEGNLEPWPESWSTEEALKSPLLKDPYQDIHTQYFKAIQKHCHHRDINKSSKVKIVHTSVHGVGHTFVQSAFKAFDLHPPYAVEEQKDPDPEFPTVKYPNPEEGEGVLTLSFALAEREGATVVLANDPDADRLAVAEKQESGQWRVFSGNELGALLGWWMFRCWKRQNSDAAAVKNLYMLSSTVSSKILRAIALKEGFHFEETLTGFKWMGNRAKDLLDQGKTVLFAFEEAIGYMCSPSVLDKDGVSAAAITGEMISYLATKNSSLSQQVTSIYEEYGYHISKNSYFICHDQDVIRSLFERLRNYSGQKDSYPTECGRFAISAVRDLTTGYDSNQPSNKAVLPTSRSSQMITFTFSNGGVATMRTSGTEPKIKYYTELCAAPGNSNVTHLKKELDDLVDAIVENFFEPEKNKLQPKPE; encoded by the exons AACCCCAAGACAGCGTCGATGGTGCAGGAACTGGTGAAAGAAGGAGCGGTGGAGGCTCTGAAGAAATGTTTCTCATCCAGGATGGAGTTTGGTACAGCAGGTCTGAGAGCAGCCATGGGCCCGGGCACATCCTGTATGAATGACCTCACTATCATCCAGACCACACAG GGTTTCTGTCACTATCTGGAGGAAAGTTTTGACAACTTTAAGGAGCGGGGGGTGGTGATTGGGTATGACGCCCGGGCCCACCCTCCCAGCGGGGGCAGCAGCAAGCATTTCGCCAGCCTGGCTGCAGCTGTGTTCATCAGCCGAGGGGTGCCAGTCCACCTCTTCTCTGACATCACCCCTACACCCTTTGTG CCTTTCACAGTTTGGCACCTGGGTCTGTGTGCTGGTATTATGGTGACCGCCTCTCACAACCCCAAACAAGACAATGGCTACAAG GTGTACTGGGAGAACGGAGCCCAGATTGTGTCTCCTCATGACAAAGGGATCTCCCAGGCCATAGAGGGGAACCTGGAGCCCTGGCCTGAGTCCTGGAGCACAGAGGAGGCCCTGAAGAGCCCCTTACTCAAAGATCCCTACCAGGACATCCACACACAATACTTCAAAGCCATCCAGAAACACTGTCATCACAG GGATATAAACAAGAGTTCAAAGGTGAAAATTGTGCATACATCTGTGCACGGCGTTGGCCACACATTTGTCCAGTCAGCCTTCAAGGCCTTTGACCTTCACCCTCCATATGCTGTAGAGGAACAGAAAGATCCAGACCCTGAATTCCCCACGGTCAAATATCCCAATCCTGAGGAAGGCGAGGGAGTCCTG aCACTGTCTTTTGCACtggcagagagggagggggccACTGTTGTGTTGGCCAATGACCCTGATGCTGATCGACTGGCCGTCGCTGAGAAGCAGGAGAG tggACAGTGGCGAGTGTTTAGTGGAAATGAGTTGGGAGCGTTGCTCGGTTGGTGGATGTTCCGCTGCTGGAAAAGGCAAAACTCTGACGCTGCTGCTGTGAAAAACCTCTACATGCTGTCGAGCACCGTCTCATCCAAGATACTGCGTGCCATCGCTCTCAAGGAAGGCTTCCACTTTGAG GAAACACTAACAGGGTTCAAGTGGATGGGAAACAGAGCCAAAGACCTTTTGGACCAGGGCAAGACTGTTCTGTTTGCATTTGAGGAGGCCATAg ggtatATGTGTAGTCCCTCTGTATTGGACAAGGATGGAGTGAGTGCTGCAGCCATAACAGGAGAGATGATTTCCTATCTGGCCACGAAAAACTCAAGCCTTTCTCAACAAGTCACTTCCATCTATGAAGA GTACGGCTACCACATCAGTAAGAACTCCTATTTCATATGCCATGACCAGGATGTGATCCGTAGCTTGTTCGAGCGCCTGCGCAACTACAGTGGCCAGAAGGACTCGTATCCCACTGAGTGTGGTCGCTTCGCCATCTCTGCTGTACGAGACTTGACCACCGGCTACGACAGCAACCAGCCCAGTAACAAGGCT GTTCTTCCCACCTCCAGGTCCAGTCAGATGATCACCTTTACTTTCTCCAACGGGGGTGTGGCCACCATGAGGACCAGTGGCACTGAGCCAAAAATCAAATACTATACCGAACTCTGTGCTGCTCCTGGTAACAG CAATGTGACGCACCTGAAGAAGGAGCTGGATGACTTGGTTGATGCCATTGTTGAAAACTTCTTCGAGCCAGAGAAGAATAAGCTGCAGCCCAAGCCGGAGTAG